In Cytophagales bacterium, the sequence ATCACATGGATTTTCAGTACCGTTGGTAAAAGATTTTTCAATTTTCCACACGTTAGCCGCTCTGCTTTTTTTAGAAGCAAGGCTGATTTTTGGGCCATCATCATACTTACAAGACGAGACTGCCCAAACAAATGTCACTACCACAGCAACTGCAACTATTTTAAAAGAACATATACATAAAAATAACTTTTTCATTTTCAAAGAATTCTGTATACAACGATATTTTTGGTTATTTTATTTCCTGATATTGTTTCATATGAAGCGGTTAATGATACGCTATATGTACCAGAAGTATTGTAAGTTACTGTCGGATTTTGCTCCGTTGAGCTTGAGGGTGTACCTCCGGGAAAAGACCAACTCCATTTGTTTGGACAATTAGCAGATATATCCTGAAAATAAACGATTAGACCTGCGCAAATTGAAGTTGCTGAGAGATCACTTACGGGAGCAACAGACCCAACACAACCCTGCGAACTTAATAAACTTTTTCTAGGGGTTATTATTGCAGTTGCTCTCATTCTTTCTTTTTGTCCCTGTACAAATTCAGTTCGTAAAGGACAATAGCTCATATAATTAGCGCTTACTAAACTCAAACTTCCACCTGTACAGGAATTAGTGCCGGTGCATCCATCATCTCTTTTATGCGGATGGGTTTCACAAACTTTATCTCCATCAACTGCGCAATTGACATTTGCAGGACATTGGCCACCATCACCATCTCCTTCAAACGTGTGGTAAAGAAAGAAACCGTGAGCTAATTCATGGGTTAGGGTATTTCTTGAGTATTTCATGTAATCGTAAGCAATCACAGTTCCATCGTAAATGTTTCCCACCGTTGGATAATATGCATATCCGGCAGCTAACCCAATCTTATTGACAACCCAAATATTATAGTAATCTGTATAAGGCCAAATGCTTAAATCTTTAATTGCAGTTTCAGATTCTCCTGAGGGATTTGCAGTTTCATGGTATATTCCGTTTGCCGCATAATCTACTACAACCCTTCCATCCACTCTGTTAATACCGGTCGTAGTATTGCAGTTAGAATCTCTTACTGCCAAACAAAACTCAATTTCAATATCTGTTCCTATTATGTTCCTGAAACGGTCATTAAGGCCATCAATCGCTCCTTGTATTGTAACATCACTTATATTAAATATCCCATCTTCAATAACATGAACAACAACGGGTATTGTATAAACAGCAGGAAGTATTTTATGCTTTGATGGGTTTTGAAGAATAGATTGTATTTGTTCTTCAAGGGAAAGAATTCCCGCCCTGTAAACCGGATCGGTTTGCATTAACATTTGATGGATGGCGTCTGTACCGCATTCTCCAAAATTATCGTAGGAATTATCAATATTTTGAGCATTAATTAAAAAGTAATTGATGAATGTTGATAGTATAATGAATAGTATTTTTTTCATAAAAATTTAAATCATTATTTAAAACAAATTTAAAAATAAAGTCGTTTTCAGCAGTAAAAAAAATCCTTGAATAAGTATTCATGTATTCAAGCGCTCAGGTGAACACACGAATATTTGAACAGATGAACACAATACTCGAAATTCGAAATCCGAAACTCGAAATCCGAAACTCGAAATTCGAAATCCGAAACTCGAAAGTTTGATTTTAGACAATATCTTGCTAATAGTGACTTTTTAAGTGCCTATCTTATTGCTCCCAATTCCTGCAGCTATCACGGCAAACACAGGAGCAAATAATACACCTATAATGGGTACAAATAATAGAATGTTAAAACTTAAGCCATTCCCAAGCGCAAATCCTTTATGTTCCCATATCATTATGCTGCTTTCTTTTGCCGAAAGTCTTTTAAATTCATTGCGGTAATCTATCATGGCAAAACCGTAAAAATAACTCTCAATAATGATGATGAAAATTGGAACCAATGGCAACAGAAAAGGTATAAACAATAACAGGTATATCAGGATTGTAAGTGTGAGTTCCTTACCCAAATTCTTTAATGCAATTCCCATTCCCCTTAAAACATCACCTATAAATCTTGAAAATACAAACGGTACAGTGGTACCGGAAATAATCTCTTGCGTTTTTTCGGAAATAAACGCAAGTACAGGCGCCATAATGATCAGTACTAAATAACGATAAAACTTAAAGTATATAAGAAATGTAATGAATCTTATTATGATTAAAATGATAATTTGAATTATTCTTCTAATTCCTTCATCAATTTGGTTTACCCCCATCTTCTCCGCGATAAAATCTGTTAGTTCACCTGCATAGATCCAACCCAAATAACATGCTGTGATAAACAACACAATATTGATTAGAGCAGGGAGAATAAGAAATTTCCACAATTTATGTTGGTTGATAAAACTTATAGCATCAAAATAGGTGGTGATTCCA encodes:
- a CDS encoding PKD domain-containing protein; translated protein: MKKILFIILSTFINYFLINAQNIDNSYDNFGECGTDAIHQMLMQTDPVYRAGILSLEEQIQSILQNPSKHKILPAVYTIPVVVHVIEDGIFNISDVTIQGAIDGLNDRFRNIIGTDIEIEFCLAVRDSNCNTTTGINRVDGRVVVDYAANGIYHETANPSGESETAIKDLSIWPYTDYYNIWVVNKIGLAAGYAYYPTVGNIYDGTVIAYDYMKYSRNTLTHELAHGFFLYHTFEGDGDGGQCPANVNCAVDGDKVCETHPHKRDDGCTGTNSCTGGSLSLVSANYMSYCPLRTEFVQGQKERMRATAIITPRKSLLSSQGCVGSVAPVSDLSATSICAGLIVYFQDISANCPNKWSWSFPGGTPSSSTEQNPTVTYNTSGTYSVSLTASYETISGNKITKNIVVYRIL
- a CDS encoding EI24 domain-containing protein, producing MSFLKEFFLGITTYFDAISFINQHKLWKFLILPALINIVLFITACYLGWIYAGELTDFIAEKMGVNQIDEGIRRIIQIIILIIIRFITFLIYFKFYRYLVLIIMAPVLAFISEKTQEIISGTTVPFVFSRFIGDVLRGMGIALKNLGKELTLTILIYLLLFIPFLLPLVPIFIIIIESYFYGFAMIDYRNEFKRLSAKESSIMIWEHKGFALGNGLSFNILLFVPIIGVLFAPVFAVIAAGIGSNKIGT